Genomic segment of Eriocheir sinensis breed Jianghai 21 chromosome 51, ASM2467909v1, whole genome shotgun sequence:
ATTCGAGCTAGCCACCCCTCTGCCAATCCTCTCTGCCCTTGCTCGCAAGGGGATCGGGGGAAGACTCCTTGCATGGCTGAGAGAGTTTCTCCATGGCCGTGGAGGGCAAGTCCGCTTCCAGGGACATGTTTCGAGGCGCTTCGACCACATCAATGGCACACCTCAAGGCAGTATCCTCAGCCCCTTCCTCTTCAACGTTCTCATGGAGGAGCTGATGAGCGTTGACTACGGAGAGGGGGCTAAGCTCCTCTGCTATGCTGACGACCTTGCCCTAGTCCTGAACCACCGAACCTGTCTCCATCAAGTTCCACACGCCCTCAACCAGCTCAACAGGAAGTGCACAGAACTAGGGCTCAAGATCAACTTTGAGAAGACCAAGGTCATGCCAGTTGGCATGCCTTCCCCTGAACGGCCCTTCCAAATAGCAAACCAGGACCTCGCTTACACTACCACCCACCAGTACCTGGGTGTCTGGCTGGACAGTCACCTTCGGTTCGGCACTCAGGTACGCTATCTAAGAGAGCGCGTAGCAACTCGCACCAACATCCTGCGAGCTCTGTCCAAATAAAACACGGGGGCATCCTATCGTGTCTTACGCGCCTTCTACACACACGCCATACGGTCTATCATAGACTACTGCGCTCCTTGCCTGTGTTCGCTCTCCCCTGCACTCACAAAGAAGTTAGAGGTGGCACAAAATGACGCTCTCCGGGTCATCCTAGGAGCCCCGCCATGGACTCGCCTGACCAACCTTCGCCTGGAAAGTGGCTTCCCATCATTCCACCACCGCATCCTTGCCCGAACATCCACTGTAGTTGGGAAGTTCATGAAGCAGCAACCACACGGCACAGTCTCCACACAGCTGCTTCATGCCTTCCAGAGACCACCACAAGCCACTCCAGACGGGGACTGGATACATGATGCCGCCGACGCAGTCCGTCACTTGGAAGTGGAGAGGCTTGTCTGCAGTGGCTCAGACCTGCCACACCCTGACTACCACTCCCCTCCACCCTGGGTTCCTGGTCCATTCCAGATGAGCCTCCCTACCACCTCAGCTCCTAGGgcctctcaccccatcaccctccgcCAAGAGGCTTTGCAGCGCGTGGCTTCCATGGACAACAGGACTGCCAGCCACTACTACACCGATGGCTCGCTGGGCGCCGATGGGTCTGTGGGGGCTGCCTTCGTGTGCGGAACCCAGACAGGACTGTGGCGCCTGCCACCGCAAGTCTCCATCCTGCAGGCAGAACTGGCAGCCATCCTCTGTGCCCTGCGTCACGCTACTGCCGATatgaacaccaccatcatcatccactccGACTCGCTGTCAGCCCTCAAGGTCCTGCAGGCAATGAGCGTCAGAGActacactcggctcataaccaccATCCTCCATGAAGCCAACACCCTTGTCTCACTGGGCAAGAACATCATCCTGGACTGGGTGCCAAGCCACGTTGGTCTGAGAGGGAACAAGAAGGCTGACCGTGCTGCTGCCACGGCTCGGTCCCTTCCACAGATCAc
This window contains:
- the LOC126982433 gene encoding uncharacterized protein LOC126982433; this translates as MEELMSVDYGEGAKLLCYADDLALVLNHRTCLHQVPHALNQLNRKCTELGLKINFEKTKVMPVGMPSPERPFQIANQDLAYTTTHQYLGVWLDSHLRFGTQLEVAQNDALRVILGAPPWTRLTNLRLESGFPSFHHRILARTSTVVGKFMKQQPHGTVSTQLLHAFQRPPQATPDGDWIHDAADAVRHLEVERLVCSGSDLPHPDYHSPPPWVPGPFQMSLPTTSAPRASHPITLRQEALQRVASMDNRTASHYYTDGSLGADGSVGAAFVCGTQTGLWRLPPQVSILQAELAAILCALRHATADMNTTIIIHSDSLSALKVLQAMSVRDYTRLITTILHEANTLVSLGKNIILDWVPSHVGLRGNKKADRAAATARSLPQITFPLAPSLSYIKNKASQAALSLTRLEHEAVLAQGSASASWNSTATHHKPLHPDDDTAPQTAEERVSLTQDSTLAEVLAKFPPPR